Proteins encoded by one window of Collimonas fungivorans:
- a CDS encoding substrate-binding domain-containing protein — protein MYKVKIKPHWEISRDTEPPLDTAVLLALLTAIQETGSIANAAKQTGNSYRHAWGLLRDAERMFGHPLISTGRGRGSRLLPLAEKLIWADRRIAARLSPTLETLASELEGELSKTVSGQPQVIRLNASHGFAVAALLNQLNERRLPVELRYRNSADAVAALARQECDLAGFHVPLGEFEDASVASYSHWLNKDKHCLIHLAVRNQGLMVAPGNPKNIAGLPDLSREGVLFVNRQTGSGTRMLLELMLSRQALSPTAIEGFETAEFTHSAIAAFIASGMADVGFGVQTAAHRFGLDFIPLVRERYFFAVSSATMKDPLMQQVIAILQSASFRDIVNQLNGYDGSATGEILSLSEAFESLQ, from the coding sequence ATGTATAAAGTCAAAATCAAGCCGCACTGGGAAATCTCGCGCGACACCGAGCCGCCTCTGGATACTGCCGTACTGCTGGCCCTGCTTACCGCCATCCAGGAGACCGGTTCCATCGCCAATGCCGCCAAACAGACAGGCAATTCCTACCGCCATGCCTGGGGCTTGCTGCGCGACGCCGAGCGGATGTTCGGCCATCCGCTGATCAGCACCGGCCGCGGGCGCGGCAGCCGCTTGCTGCCGCTGGCGGAAAAGCTGATCTGGGCCGACCGCCGCATCGCCGCGCGTTTGTCGCCGACGCTGGAAACCCTGGCCTCCGAACTGGAAGGCGAGCTGAGCAAGACGGTGAGCGGCCAGCCGCAGGTGATCCGCCTCAACGCCAGCCACGGTTTTGCCGTCGCCGCGCTGCTGAACCAGCTGAATGAACGCCGCTTGCCGGTAGAACTGCGCTATCGCAACAGCGCCGATGCGGTGGCGGCGCTGGCGCGGCAAGAATGCGACCTGGCCGGTTTTCACGTGCCTTTGGGAGAGTTTGAAGATGCGTCGGTGGCCAGCTATAGTCATTGGTTGAATAAAGACAAGCACTGCCTGATCCACCTGGCGGTGCGCAACCAGGGCTTGATGGTGGCGCCCGGCAATCCGAAAAACATTGCCGGCCTGCCCGACCTGAGCCGCGAGGGCGTGTTGTTCGTCAATCGCCAGACCGGTTCCGGCACCCGCATGCTGCTGGAGCTGATGCTGTCCCGGCAAGCACTGTCGCCGACCGCCATCGAAGGTTTCGAAACCGCCGAATTCACGCACTCGGCGATTGCCGCCTTTATCGCCAGCGGCATGGCCGATGTCGGTTTCGGCGTACAGACCGCCGCCCACCGTTTCGGCCTGGATTTCATCCCGCTGGTGCGCGAACGCTATTTCTTCGCCGTCTCCAGCGCAACCATGAAAGACCCGCTGATGCAGCAGGTCATCGCCATCCTGCAATCAGCCTCGTTCCGCGACATAGTCAACCAGCTCAACGGCTACGACGGCAGCGCCACCGGCGAGATACTGTCGCTGTCGGAAGCATTCGAGAGCCTGCAATAA
- a CDS encoding OFA family MFS transporter gives MGFLDKERTIAGPGFNRWLVPPAALAIHLCIGMAYGFSVFWLPLSKAIGIKESLACSKDMSFFAEIFASTCDWKISMLGWIYTMFFVLLGTSAAIWGGWLEHVGPRKAGFVAALCWCGGLLISAFGVYHHQIWLMWIGSGLIGGVGLGLGYISPVSTLIKWFPDRRGMATGMAIMGFGGGALIGSPLADKLMKHFASDVSVGVWQTFVVMALIYFVFMMAGAFGYRIPPSGWKPAGWTPPAANGNAMITQHHVHVSKVWGIPQFWLVWLVLCLNVSAGIGVIGMASPMLQEVFGGHLLGVGTKFTELSLEQKGAIAAIAAGFTGLISLFNIGGRFVWASCSDYIGRKMTYVVFFVLGFILYVSLPWSGAAGSVALFVTAVCLILSMYGGGFATVPAYLADLFGTQMVGAIHGRLLTAWATAGILGPVVVNYMREYQISLGMPRESVYNTTMYILAGFLVVGLLCNLMIKPIAEKHFMTPEELAREKKLAHEQASANPDVTVSAEDMARIGSGGSPLVLWLSWAAVVIPLVWGISITLQKSAVLFK, from the coding sequence GTGGGATTTTTAGATAAAGAGCGGACCATTGCAGGTCCCGGTTTCAATCGTTGGCTGGTGCCGCCTGCGGCACTGGCAATTCATTTGTGTATCGGCATGGCTTACGGCTTTTCCGTGTTCTGGCTGCCGCTGTCGAAGGCAATCGGGATCAAGGAGTCGCTGGCCTGTTCCAAGGATATGAGTTTCTTTGCCGAAATATTCGCCAGTACTTGCGACTGGAAGATTTCGATGCTGGGCTGGATCTACACCATGTTCTTCGTCCTTTTGGGAACATCGGCAGCGATCTGGGGCGGCTGGCTGGAGCACGTCGGTCCGCGCAAGGCAGGTTTTGTGGCGGCCTTGTGCTGGTGCGGCGGTTTGCTGATTTCGGCATTCGGCGTCTACCACCACCAGATCTGGCTGATGTGGATAGGCTCCGGCCTGATCGGCGGTGTCGGCCTCGGGCTGGGTTATATCTCGCCGGTGTCGACCCTGATCAAGTGGTTCCCTGATCGCCGCGGCATGGCGACCGGCATGGCGATCATGGGCTTCGGCGGCGGTGCGCTGATCGGCAGCCCGCTGGCGGACAAGCTGATGAAGCATTTCGCTTCCGATGTGTCGGTCGGCGTCTGGCAGACCTTCGTCGTCATGGCCCTGATCTACTTCGTGTTCATGATGGCTGGCGCCTTCGGCTACCGGATTCCGCCTAGCGGCTGGAAGCCGGCCGGCTGGACGCCGCCTGCCGCCAACGGCAATGCGATGATCACCCAGCATCACGTGCACGTCAGCAAGGTGTGGGGCATCCCGCAGTTCTGGCTGGTATGGCTGGTGCTGTGCTTGAACGTCTCGGCCGGCATCGGCGTGATCGGCATGGCTTCGCCGATGCTGCAGGAAGTGTTCGGCGGCCATCTGCTCGGCGTGGGCACCAAGTTTACCGAACTGTCGCTGGAGCAAAAAGGCGCGATTGCAGCGATTGCCGCCGGCTTTACCGGCCTGATCAGCCTGTTCAATATCGGCGGCCGTTTCGTCTGGGCTTCCTGCTCGGACTACATCGGACGCAAGATGACTTACGTGGTGTTCTTTGTGCTTGGCTTCATCCTGTATGTGAGCTTGCCTTGGTCAGGTGCAGCCGGCAGCGTAGCCTTGTTCGTGACTGCGGTGTGCCTGATCCTGTCGATGTATGGCGGCGGTTTTGCAACCGTGCCGGCCTACCTGGCTGACCTGTTCGGTACCCAGATGGTGGGCGCGATCCACGGCCGCCTGCTGACTGCATGGGCGACTGCCGGCATTCTCGGCCCGGTGGTGGTGAACTACATGCGCGAATACCAGATCTCGCTGGGCATGCCGCGCGAATCGGTCTACAACACCACGATGTATATCCTGGCCGGTTTCCTGGTAGTCGGCTTGCTGTGCAACCTGATGATCAAGCCGATTGCCGAAAAGCATTTCATGACGCCGGAAGAACTGGCGCGTGAAAAGAAACTGGCACACGAACAGGCTTCGGCCAATCCGGACGTGACGGTTTCAGCCGAAGACATGGCGCGTATCGGCAGCGGCGGCAGCCCGCTGGTGTTATGGTTGTCGTGGGCGGCAGTGGTTATTCCGCTGGTGTGGGGAATCTCGATTACCCTGCAGAAATCTGCAGTATTGTTTAAGTAG
- a CDS encoding formate dehydrogenase subunit gamma yields the protein MQIEPSSQVSKAVPSEPSVDLDQVKSIIQKYQAMPGAMLPVLHAIQDALGYVPSSAVPLIAEQLNLSRAEVHGVISFYHHFRQQPAGRHVVQLCRAEACQAVGADALAAHAKAALGCDFHGTSSDGQFTLEPVYCLGQCACGPSMLIDDDLHARVSSDKFNRLVRAKRGVA from the coding sequence ATGCAAATCGAGCCAAGTTCCCAAGTTTCAAAAGCAGTTCCGTCGGAACCGTCCGTCGACCTGGACCAGGTCAAATCCATTATCCAGAAATACCAGGCCATGCCCGGCGCCATGCTGCCTGTCTTGCATGCCATCCAGGATGCGCTCGGCTACGTACCGTCGTCGGCGGTGCCTTTGATTGCCGAGCAGCTGAACCTATCGCGCGCCGAAGTGCATGGCGTGATCAGCTTTTACCACCATTTCCGCCAGCAGCCGGCGGGGCGCCATGTCGTGCAGCTGTGCCGCGCCGAAGCCTGCCAGGCAGTCGGCGCGGACGCGCTGGCGGCGCATGCCAAGGCAGCCCTCGGCTGCGATTTCCACGGCACTAGCAGCGACGGCCAGTTTACGCTGGAGCCGGTGTACTGCCTGGGCCAATGCGCTTGTGGCCCGAGCATGCTGATCGACGACGACCTGCATGCGCGCGTCAGCAGCGACAAATTCAACAGGCTGGTGCGCGCCAAGCGAGGTGTGGCGTGA
- a CDS encoding formate dehydrogenase beta subunit — protein MSITIYVPRDSTALALGANEVAAAIVAEAAKRGQEITLVRNGSRGMFWLEPLVEVATAAGRVGYGPVEPEDVAGLFDADFMAGGQHPLALGLVDEIPYLKKQERLTFARVGITDPVSLDDYLAHEGYQGLQKALAMQSADIVQEVLDSGLRGRGGAAFPTGIKWKTVLGAQSAQKYIVCNADEGDSGTFSDRMIMEDDPFVLVEGMTIAALAVGATRGYIYVRSEYPHAIAALDQAIVTANSRNYLGENILGSGRAFHLEVRKGAGAYICGEETALLESLEGKRGVVRAKPPLPAIEGLFGKPTVINNVISLASVPIILARGAAFYKNYGMGRSLGTLPMQLAGNIRHGGLVEKAFGVTLRELLFDFGGGTASGKPIRAVQVGGPLGPYLPQSLFDTKVDYEAFAAVGGMLGHGGIVVFDDSVDMAKQARYAMEFCAVESCGKCTPCRIGSTRGVEVIDKIVAGQAQQIHLLRDLCDTMVNGSLCAMGSMTPLPVLSALDHFPEDFASGVLNKAA, from the coding sequence GTGAGCATAACCATCTACGTACCACGCGACTCCACTGCACTGGCCTTGGGCGCGAATGAGGTTGCTGCGGCAATCGTCGCCGAGGCGGCGAAGCGCGGCCAGGAAATCACCCTGGTGCGCAATGGTTCGCGCGGCATGTTCTGGCTGGAGCCGCTGGTCGAGGTAGCTACGGCCGCCGGCCGTGTCGGCTACGGGCCGGTCGAACCGGAGGATGTTGCGGGCTTGTTCGATGCCGATTTCATGGCTGGCGGCCAGCATCCCCTGGCTTTGGGGCTGGTCGACGAAATTCCCTATTTGAAGAAGCAGGAACGCCTGACTTTTGCGCGCGTCGGCATTACCGATCCGGTATCGCTGGACGATTACCTGGCGCATGAAGGCTACCAGGGCTTGCAAAAAGCCCTGGCCATGCAGAGCGCCGATATCGTGCAGGAAGTGCTGGATTCCGGCCTGCGCGGACGAGGCGGCGCGGCTTTCCCGACCGGCATCAAATGGAAGACGGTGCTGGGCGCCCAGAGCGCGCAGAAATACATAGTCTGCAACGCCGACGAAGGCGACTCCGGCACGTTTTCCGACCGCATGATCATGGAAGACGATCCCTTCGTGCTGGTCGAAGGCATGACGATTGCGGCGCTGGCGGTTGGCGCGACCCGCGGTTATATCTATGTTCGCTCGGAATATCCGCATGCCATCGCGGCGCTGGACCAGGCAATAGTTACGGCGAACAGCCGCAATTACCTGGGCGAGAATATCCTCGGCTCGGGCCGCGCCTTCCATCTGGAAGTGCGCAAAGGCGCCGGCGCCTATATCTGCGGTGAAGAAACCGCCTTGCTGGAGAGTCTGGAAGGCAAGCGCGGCGTGGTGCGCGCCAAGCCGCCGCTGCCGGCGATCGAAGGCTTGTTCGGCAAACCGACAGTCATCAACAATGTGATTTCTCTGGCCTCGGTACCCATCATCCTGGCGCGCGGCGCCGCCTTTTATAAAAATTACGGCATGGGGCGTTCGCTCGGCACTCTGCCGATGCAGCTGGCAGGCAATATCCGCCATGGCGGCCTGGTTGAAAAAGCGTTTGGCGTCACCTTGCGCGAATTGCTGTTCGATTTCGGCGGCGGCACTGCCAGCGGCAAGCCGATACGCGCGGTACAGGTCGGCGGCCCGTTGGGACCGTACTTGCCGCAATCGCTGTTCGACACCAAGGTCGATTACGAAGCCTTCGCCGCCGTCGGCGGCATGCTGGGCCATGGCGGCATCGTGGTGTTCGACGATAGCGTCGACATGGCGAAACAGGCGCGCTACGCGATGGAGTTTTGCGCGGTCGAATCCTGCGGAAAATGCACGCCTTGCCGCATCGGCTCGACCCGTGGCGTGGAAGTGATCGACAAGATCGTCGCCGGCCAGGCGCAACAGATCCATCTGCTGCGCGACCTGTGCGACACCATGGTCAACGGTTCGCTGTGTGCGATGGGCAGCATGACGCCGCTGCCGGTGCTGTCGGCGCTCGATCATTTTCCCGAAGATTTCGCCAGCGGCGTGCTCAACAAGGCCGCCTGA
- the fdhF gene encoding formate dehydrogenase subunit alpha — MNQLNEIDYGTPAKQSEKTVTLEIDGVSVEVAAGTSVMRAAVEAGINVPKLCATDSLEPFGSCRLCLVEIDGKKGYPASCTTPCEPGMKVRTQTPKLADIRRGVMELYISDHPLDCLTCPTNGNCELQDMAGVTGLREVRYGYEGDNHLKMKKDESNPYFTYDPSKCIVCNRCVRACEETQGTFALTIDGRGFESRVSAGQMDSFMESECVSCGACVQACPTATLTEKTVIMMGQAEHSKITTCAYCGVGCSFKAEMKGNEVVRMVPHKDGQANHGHSCVKGRFAWGYATHKDRITKPMIRSKITDPWREVSWDEALTYAASEFRRIQAKHGKDSIGGITSSRCTNEETYLVQKLVRAAFGNNNVDTCARVCHSPTGYGLKQTLGESAGTQTFDSVMQSDVIMVIGANPVAAHPVFASQMKRRLRQGAKLIVVDPRTTEMVKSPHVQAAFHLKLRPGTNVALITALAHVILSEGLQKEDFVAERCDQKSYADWKEFVLRPENSPEMMADVTGVPADQLRGAARLFATAGNGAIYYGLGVTEHAQGSTMVIGIANLAMATGNVGREGVGVNPLRGQNNVQGSCDMGSFPHELPGYRHVSDSTVRGEFEQAWGVTLSPEPGLRIPNMFDAALDGSFMGLYCEGEDIVQSDPNTQHVTAALSNMECIVVQDLFLNETAKYAHVFLPGSSFLEKDGTFTNAERRISRVRKVMPAKAGLSDWEVTVALSKALAYDMPYTHPSEIMDEIAALTPTFHGVSYAKLEQAGSLQWPCNDAAPDGTPIMHIKEFVRGKGKFINTQYFATDEKVTLKFPLILTTGRILSQYNVGAQTRRTENVEWHSEDRLEIHPHDAEDRGIKDDDWVGIESRAGQTVLRATVTERVQPGVVYTTFHFPESGANVITTDNSDWATNCPEYKVTAVQVMPVSQPSTWQKQFSRFTEQQLKLLQGQAAEAAVSK; from the coding sequence ATGAATCAGCTTAATGAAATTGACTACGGCACGCCTGCCAAGCAATCCGAAAAAACGGTAACCCTGGAAATCGACGGCGTCAGCGTCGAAGTGGCCGCCGGCACTTCGGTGATGCGCGCGGCAGTAGAGGCCGGCATCAACGTTCCCAAATTGTGTGCTACCGACAGCCTGGAGCCGTTCGGTTCTTGCCGCCTGTGCCTGGTGGAAATCGACGGCAAGAAAGGTTATCCGGCATCGTGCACCACGCCGTGCGAGCCGGGCATGAAAGTCAGGACGCAGACGCCTAAGCTGGCCGACATCCGGCGCGGCGTGATGGAGCTGTACATTTCCGACCATCCGCTCGATTGCCTGACTTGCCCCACCAACGGTAATTGCGAACTGCAGGACATGGCTGGCGTGACCGGGTTGCGCGAAGTCCGTTATGGCTATGAGGGCGATAACCACCTGAAGATGAAAAAGGATGAATCGAATCCTTATTTCACCTACGATCCGTCCAAATGCATCGTCTGTAATCGTTGCGTGCGCGCCTGCGAAGAAACCCAGGGCACGTTTGCTTTGACAATCGACGGCCGCGGTTTCGAATCGCGCGTGTCGGCAGGGCAGATGGACAGTTTCATGGAGTCGGAATGTGTGTCCTGCGGCGCTTGCGTGCAAGCCTGCCCGACGGCGACGCTGACCGAAAAAACCGTGATCATGATGGGCCAGGCCGAGCACAGCAAGATCACTACATGCGCCTATTGCGGTGTCGGTTGCTCGTTCAAGGCTGAGATGAAGGGCAATGAAGTGGTGCGTATGGTGCCGCACAAGGATGGCCAGGCCAACCACGGCCATTCTTGCGTCAAGGGGCGTTTTGCCTGGGGTTACGCCACCCACAAGGACCGCATCACCAAGCCGATGATACGCAGCAAGATCACCGATCCGTGGCGCGAAGTGTCGTGGGATGAAGCGCTGACGTATGCCGCCAGCGAGTTCCGCCGGATCCAGGCCAAGCATGGCAAGGATTCGATCGGCGGCATCACTTCCTCCCGCTGCACCAATGAAGAAACCTACCTGGTGCAAAAACTGGTGCGAGCCGCTTTCGGCAATAACAACGTCGATACCTGCGCCCGCGTCTGCCATTCGCCGACCGGCTATGGCCTGAAGCAAACGCTGGGTGAATCGGCCGGCACCCAGACTTTCGATTCGGTCATGCAGTCGGACGTGATCATGGTCATAGGCGCCAATCCGGTCGCTGCGCATCCGGTGTTTGCTTCACAGATGAAACGCCGCCTGCGCCAGGGCGCCAAGCTGATCGTGGTCGATCCGCGCACCACCGAAATGGTGAAATCGCCGCACGTGCAAGCTGCTTTCCACCTCAAGCTGCGCCCGGGCACCAACGTCGCCCTGATCACCGCGCTGGCGCATGTGATCCTGTCGGAAGGTTTGCAGAAAGAAGATTTCGTCGCCGAACGTTGTGACCAGAAATCATACGCGGACTGGAAGGAATTTGTCCTGCGTCCCGAGAATTCACCGGAAATGATGGCTGATGTCACCGGCGTACCCGCCGACCAGCTGCGCGGCGCTGCGCGTTTGTTTGCCACTGCCGGCAACGGCGCGATCTATTACGGCCTCGGTGTGACCGAACATGCGCAGGGTTCAACCATGGTGATCGGTATCGCCAACCTGGCGATGGCGACCGGCAATGTCGGCCGCGAAGGCGTCGGCGTCAATCCGCTGCGCGGACAAAACAATGTCCAAGGTTCTTGCGACATGGGTTCCTTCCCGCATGAACTGCCGGGTTACCGCCATGTCTCGGACAGCACCGTGCGTGGTGAATTCGAGCAAGCCTGGGGCGTTACCCTGAGTCCGGAGCCGGGTTTGCGTATCCCGAACATGTTCGACGCCGCGCTCGACGGCAGTTTCATGGGCCTGTATTGCGAAGGCGAGGACATCGTGCAGTCCGATCCGAATACCCAGCACGTGACAGCGGCGCTGTCGAACATGGAATGCATTGTGGTGCAGGACTTGTTCCTGAACGAGACCGCCAAATATGCCCACGTATTTCTGCCGGGATCGTCGTTCCTGGAAAAGGACGGCACTTTCACCAATGCCGAGCGGCGGATTTCGCGCGTGCGCAAGGTGATGCCTGCCAAGGCCGGCCTGTCCGACTGGGAAGTCACGGTGGCGTTGTCCAAGGCGCTGGCTTACGACATGCCGTATACACATCCATCGGAAATCATGGATGAAATCGCGGCGTTGACGCCGACCTTCCACGGCGTCAGCTACGCCAAGCTGGAACAGGCCGGCAGCCTGCAATGGCCGTGCAATGACGCGGCGCCGGATGGCACGCCTATCATGCACATCAAGGAATTCGTGCGCGGCAAGGGCAAGTTCATCAATACCCAGTATTTCGCCACCGATGAAAAAGTGACGCTGAAATTCCCGCTGATCCTGACCACCGGCCGCATCCTGTCGCAATACAATGTCGGCGCCCAGACCCGGCGCACCGAGAATGTCGAATGGCATAGCGAGGACCGGCTGGAAATCCATCCGCATGACGCCGAGGATCGCGGCATCAAGGACGACGACTGGGTCGGCATCGAATCGCGCGCAGGGCAGACGGTTTTGCGCGCAACGGTGACCGAGCGGGTGCAGCCGGGCGTGGTGTACACCACCTTCCACTTCCCGGAATCGGGCGCGAACGTGATCACCACCGATAATTCGGACTGGGCCACCAACTGTCCGGAATATAAAGTGACTGCAGTGCAGGTGATGCCGGTCAGCCAGCCGTCGACATGGCAGAAGCAGTTCAGCCGTTTCACCGAGCAGCAGCTGAAGCTGCTGCAGGGGCAGGCGGCCGAGGCGGCGGTCAGCAAATAA
- the fdhD gene encoding formate dehydrogenase accessory sulfurtransferase FdhD gives MVSPEYPSSTEVEVEQWRNGAVGKSRDAVAEEVPVALEYNGISHAVMMASPADLEDFALGFSLTEGILQDRSELFDCEIVTAADGIQVQMQISTERFVALKEKRRNLTGRTGCGLCGAETLQQAVRKPAPVVSAARFSAAGIYAAMAEMQQQQHLQKITGATHAAAWLQADGKIALVREDVGRHNALDKLIGALSQENPRRDFSSGAVLITSRASYEMVQKAASMGCGFIVAVSAPTALAIRLAEQANVTLLGFVRQPGHVVYAHPQRLLP, from the coding sequence ATGGTTTCACCCGAATACCCCAGCAGCACCGAAGTCGAAGTAGAGCAGTGGCGTAACGGCGCCGTCGGCAAGAGCCGCGACGCGGTTGCGGAAGAGGTGCCGGTGGCGCTGGAATACAACGGCATTTCGCATGCCGTGATGATGGCGTCGCCTGCCGACCTGGAAGATTTTGCGCTGGGATTTTCCTTGACAGAGGGTATCTTGCAGGACCGCAGCGAGTTGTTCGATTGTGAAATCGTCACTGCCGCCGACGGCATCCAGGTGCAGATGCAGATCTCCACCGAGCGTTTTGTCGCGCTCAAGGAAAAACGGCGCAACCTGACCGGCCGCACCGGCTGCGGCTTATGCGGCGCGGAAACCTTGCAGCAGGCGGTGCGCAAGCCGGCGCCGGTGGTGTCCGCTGCGCGCTTTTCGGCGGCCGGAATTTATGCAGCGATGGCCGAGATGCAGCAGCAACAGCATTTACAAAAGATAACTGGCGCTACCCATGCCGCCGCATGGCTGCAGGCGGACGGCAAGATCGCACTGGTGCGGGAAGATGTGGGCCGGCATAACGCTCTCGACAAGTTGATCGGAGCCTTGTCGCAAGAAAATCCGCGGCGCGATTTTTCCAGCGGCGCGGTGCTGATCACCAGCCGCGCCAGTTATGAAATGGTGCAGAAGGCGGCCAGCATGGGCTGCGGTTTCATCGTCGCGGTGTCGGCGCCGACCGCGCTGGCGATCCGGCTGGCGGAGCAGGCTAACGTGACCTTGCTCGGTTTCGTGCGGCAGCCCGGCCACGTGGTATACGCCCACCCGCAACGGCTATTGCCGTGA
- a CDS encoding formate dehydrogenase subunit delta yields the protein MNLEHLVKMANQIGAFFETMPDRPQAMADFASHLKRSWEPRMRRELLAYIETQGGPELNPMVLEAVRLHAATLQ from the coding sequence ATGAATCTGGAACACCTGGTGAAGATGGCGAATCAGATCGGCGCATTCTTCGAAACCATGCCCGACCGCCCGCAAGCCATGGCGGATTTCGCCAGCCACCTGAAGCGTAGCTGGGAGCCGCGCATGCGGCGCGAATTGCTGGCGTATATCGAAACGCAAGGCGGTCCGGAGCTCAATCCGATGGTGCTGGAGGCGGTGCGCCTGCACGCCGCCACCTTGCAATAG
- a CDS encoding lactonase family protein — MQNQRTLIRRSKWMALSIALLTMTSMPLRAENQPPALFAYVGTYNPNGEGVYLFKVDGQSGALSRIKVVSTLPNAAQLNLDAAGKTLYVASEVANYNDSQHGVLAAYAVNRTDGSLTLLNQQDAQGKNPVYVSLTPKQDYLLAANYGSGSVASFPLAQDGSLRPAVSVQQSTGPAGAARPDAATVGSFAASDHNGPHAHMIASDPSGKFVFSTDLGLDRIYQWRFDQSSGSLTPNTPPFIKASSAGAGPRHFVFHPNGKYVYLINEEASTLTLYHFDQASGTLQEQQTISSLPENYQGTNFASGLTLSHDGRFLYVANRLHNSIAQFAVGAEGKLSWVGETWTRGDYPRGLVIEPQGRYIYALNQRSDNITQFAIDKRSGKLEFIDRYTGLGSPSQMVFLP; from the coding sequence ATGCAAAATCAGAGAACACTCATTCGCCGTTCCAAATGGATGGCGCTTTCCATCGCACTACTTACCATGACCAGCATGCCCCTAAGAGCCGAAAACCAGCCGCCTGCCCTTTTTGCTTATGTCGGAACCTACAATCCCAACGGCGAAGGCGTATACCTGTTTAAAGTGGATGGCCAATCCGGCGCGCTGAGCCGGATAAAAGTCGTCAGCACGCTGCCGAACGCAGCCCAGCTCAATCTCGATGCTGCGGGCAAAACGCTGTATGTGGCCAGCGAGGTGGCCAACTATAACGATAGCCAGCATGGCGTGCTGGCTGCCTATGCGGTAAACCGGACAGACGGTTCGCTGACGCTGCTGAATCAGCAGGATGCGCAAGGCAAGAACCCGGTATATGTGTCGCTGACGCCAAAGCAGGACTACCTGCTCGCCGCCAACTACGGCAGCGGCTCGGTGGCTTCCTTCCCGCTGGCTCAAGACGGCAGCCTGCGGCCGGCGGTGTCGGTCCAGCAAAGCACCGGTCCGGCCGGAGCGGCACGGCCGGACGCCGCAACCGTCGGCAGCTTCGCCGCCAGCGACCACAACGGCCCGCACGCCCACATGATCGCCAGCGATCCCAGCGGCAAGTTTGTCTTTTCAACCGATCTTGGCCTGGATCGTATCTACCAATGGCGCTTTGACCAAAGCAGCGGCAGCCTGACGCCCAACACGCCGCCCTTCATCAAGGCATCGTCGGCGGGCGCCGGCCCGCGCCATTTCGTGTTCCACCCCAACGGCAAATATGTCTACCTGATCAACGAGGAAGCCTCGACGCTGACGCTCTACCACTTCGACCAGGCCAGCGGGACTTTGCAGGAACAGCAAACCATCTCAAGCCTGCCGGAAAATTACCAGGGCACCAATTTTGCCTCCGGCTTGACCTTGAGCCATGACGGCCGCTTCCTGTACGTCGCGAACCGCCTGCACAACAGCATCGCCCAGTTCGCCGTCGGCGCCGAAGGAAAACTGAGCTGGGTAGGAGAAACCTGGACCCGCGGCGACTATCCACGCGGCCTCGTGATCGAGCCGCAAGGCCGCTATATCTACGCGCTGAACCAGCGCAGCGACAATATCACCCAGTTCGCCATCGACAAGCGCAGCGGCAAGCTGGAATTCATCGACAGGTATACCGGGCTGGGCAGCCCTTCGCAGATGGTGTTTTTGCCCTAA
- a CDS encoding glutathione S-transferase, protein MKPILFTFRRCPYAIRARLAIKVSGVDVDMHEVSLRSKPQAMLDCSPKGTVPVLKLPHGAPLEQSLDIMHWALGQHDPEQWLSPDPAVQQQVQELIQQNDGPFKAYLDRYKYAERFPEHPAAYYRAQGAAILAQLDARIALHGFLCGEKPGLADMAIFPFVRQFAHVDKEWFYASEYKNLRAWLDQLLESSLFNSVMQK, encoded by the coding sequence TTGAAGCCGATTTTATTCACCTTTCGCCGCTGCCCGTATGCAATCCGCGCCCGCCTTGCGATCAAGGTCAGCGGCGTCGACGTAGACATGCATGAAGTCAGCTTGAGGAGCAAACCGCAAGCCATGCTGGACTGTTCGCCCAAGGGCACGGTCCCAGTCTTGAAGCTGCCGCATGGCGCGCCACTTGAACAAAGCCTGGACATCATGCACTGGGCGCTTGGACAGCATGATCCGGAACAGTGGCTAAGCCCGGACCCGGCCGTGCAGCAGCAGGTGCAGGAACTGATTCAGCAGAATGACGGCCCATTCAAGGCCTACCTGGACCGCTACAAGTATGCCGAGCGTTTTCCGGAACACCCCGCTGCCTATTACCGCGCCCAGGGAGCGGCCATCCTGGCGCAACTGGATGCGCGCATTGCACTGCACGGATTCCTGTGCGGTGAAAAACCGGGCCTGGCCGACATGGCCATCTTTCCTTTCGTACGGCAATTCGCGCACGTCGACAAAGAATGGTTTTACGCCAGCGAATACAAGAACCTGAGAGCCTGGCTGGACCAGCTCCTTGAATCATCGCTATTCAATTCCGTGATGCAAAAATGA